The genomic window GGTGGCCCAGAAAGCAGCAGAAAATATGATTGCAAGTAAGCAAAATTTAAACATTGTAGCTATCCAGCATGGTTATCTTTCACCAGATGAACAAGTAGAATTTTTAGAGACTATTAAAGAGAAACAACCCAAACTAATTTTGGTGGGGTTAGGAGTCCCGCGCCAAGAATTATGGATTGCTCAACACCGCTATCTTGCCCCAGAGTCAATTTGGATTGGTGTTGGTGGCAGTTTTGATATTTGGGCTGGAATTAAATCAAGAGCGCCTGGTTGGTTAGCAGATAATCATCTGGAATGGCTATATCGGCTTTATCAAGAACCTTGGCGCTGGCGAAGGATGATGGCTTTACCACAGTTTGCACTTCGGAGTTTTGGGGAGTTGGGGTTAACTAGCTTGCAACGTTTTCAATTCAAGGGGTCAAAAGGTTAGCAATATTACAGGGTTTTGCATCTAAATGTAATACACCCCTCCCCAACCCTCCCCTTAAAAAGGCAGGGTTACTTCATTGTGGGGAGAGAAAAATTACACTATTGGTTACAGGTAATTTTATTGGAGTTGAAAGGGTGCGCTCTTAGCGCGCATCTTTCAACTCCGGTAATCTGTATATATCAAGCTAGGAGGTTCCAGCAC from Oculatellaceae cyanobacterium includes these protein-coding regions:
- a CDS encoding WecB/TagA/CpsF family glycosyltransferase gives rise to the protein MEQFSVLGFPVNLSDDYSQWLISRVNQKMGSHVVTLNAEMVIQADSNPELGNIIKKAELVVPDGSGVVLYLRLNGKKQKRCPGIELAELLLGQAAQLGDLCPVLFYGGAPGVAQKAAENMIASKQNLNIVAIQHGYLSPDEQVEFLETIKEKQPKLILVGLGVPRQELWIAQHRYLAPESIWIGVGGSFDIWAGIKSRAPGWLADNHLEWLYRLYQEPWRWRRMMALPQFALRSFGELGLTSLQRFQFKGSKG